The sequence below is a genomic window from Acidilobus saccharovorans 345-15.
AGCATCAGGTTTATGAACACCACAGCGGTGATGAACGTGTAGAGCCAGTTCCTCTCGTGTGCGAACTGCGCTATGCCTATGGCAACCCTTACCACGGGCGTCGCCATGAGGATTATGAGGCCTATGAGCACGTAGGCCAGGCCGTTGAGGCCCATGACTGTCCTGGAGTTTATGTAGCTGACCGGCAGTATCGACGTGTTAACCGGGGAGTTGGCGGCGACCAAGTCCTTGAACGTGTAGATGCCTGCCCCCCTGTGGACGTATATCAGGCCTATGCCGAATATTATGAAGACTGCCGATATTAGGACCCCCACCCTGAGGGTCCACCCTATTATGTCCTCGAAGCTTATGTTCCTGGGCATCGTCCTCACCCCTCAGTGTATTATGCCGACACCCCTCAGTACCATCTCAACTCCTAGGAACGCCAGTATTGCAGTGAATATGTACCTTATGGACCTGTTGGTTATCTTGGGCAATATCTTGGAGGCAGTCATTGAGCCCAGCAGGACGCCGAGGGCCGTGAAGCCAGCGAGTATGGGCTGTATAAGGCCGAAGGCCCAGTATATGGCGCTCCCCGTGGCCGCCGTGACGCCAATCATGAAGTTGCTGGTCGTGGTGCTGACCTTCATGGGCAGGTTCATGGCCCAGTCCATGCCGAGCACCTTGAGGGCCCCGCTGCCTATCCCGAGGAGGCCTGATATGAAGCCTGCGAAGAACATTATCGTCTCCCCCAGCCACCAGCGGACTCCGTAGTACTTAACCTCCTGCTTCAGGGCCTCGTCGTAGTACTCGCCGTGCAGCTGGAAGACCCTCGTCGTCCAGTCAGGCTTTATGGGCTTTGGGAGCTCAAACCTGGACCTCTCCATCTGGAAGTATATCTGGCTCAGGAGGACTACGCCGAACACTATATAAATTATGTACTCTAGGTGGTGGGCGTAGACGAAGGCCGCGGTCAGGGAGCCCACTATGGAGCCAGTGGTGGTAGCTATCTCCAGCCCCATGCCTATTCTCACGTTAGTTATCCTGTCCTTAACGTAAGCGCTGGCCGAGCCGCTGGAGGTGGCTATCGTTGATATAAGGCTTGCGCCTGTGGCGTAGGCTATTGGAATTCCAAGGAACAGCGTGTAAAGGGGGACCAGGAAGGTCCCGCCGCCAAGGCCTACCAGGGCGCCAAGGAAGCCCGATATTATACTTACTATTACCACAAGGGCGAAGAAGACGTCTATCGGTACGTGAAGCATCCCCTGTGCCCTAAGGCAAGGGTTAGGTAGGGTAATTAAAAAGACTTTCACCTCAGCTGTAATGTTTCAATATAATTATGAACTGATAGCTATGTTTTAAAACCAGTAATTATATTTTCAAACGAGTACTAGTTAATTTGTTGATCTAAATCCGCTTAATAGATAGCCCATAGTACCCCCTGCGGGGACCCCCTTGGAGGAGCTTGAGGAGTTCGCCTACAAGGCAGTAGCCGTCAGGATAGCTGGCGACATAGTGCTCAGCGACTCCCCCGGCGCCGCCCTGAGGAAGTGGAGGGAGTACTTCAAGCTGAGCCAGCAGGAGGTCGCTAAGTATATGGGGGTCTCCTCCAGCGTGCTCAGTGACTACGAGAAGGGCAGGAGGAGCCCGGGGGCGGGGTTCATAAGGAGGTTCGTCACTGCCCTCCTCAAGGTTGACGCCGAGAAGGGCACGAAGAGGTCCGAGAACCTGGTCAAGGCGCTCGGCATACCCACCACTGGCATAATAGACATGCAGGAGTTCAGCGAGCCCATGACACTTGAGGACATAATAATAACCGTTGACGGCATACTGCTCTACCCCGACTACCCCAAGGGCATAGTGGCATACGGCTACACAGTGATAGACAGCATTAAGGCCATAACTGAGCTCACCAGCATGCAGTTCTACACCATGCTGGGCTCCGTGCCCGAGAGGGTCATAGTGTTCACTAAGGTCACGGCGGGCAGGAGCCCCATGGTAGCGGTCAGGGTGTCCCTGGTGAAGCCCAGCATAATAGTGATCCATGGCCCCAGGGAGCACGTGGACTACCTGTCAATAGAGCTGGCGAGGCTGGACAGGATACCCCTCGTCCTCAGCACTCTCAACAGCGTCGACGAGCTCGTCCAGAGGCTTAGGAGCCGCACGGGCGGCAGGGGCTTCACGATCCCTTGAGCTTGAGTATGGCCTCAGCTATGTCGCCGTTGGCAGCTATGAGCGCGTTCCTGGCGGTCTCAAGGTCGACCCCGGCCTGCTCCGCCACGAGCTTCACGTCCTCCTCGCTCACCTGGGGCTGCGCCGGCTGCTGGGGCTTGACCTCCTTCGGCTCCCCCACGACATATATCATAGTGGGCTGGTTCCTCCCTCTAACTATTATTACCTGAGGCTCCTCGACGACCAACTGCTTGTCCTTGGCCTCTATGGTGACCCTGGTGGCCTCCAGCTCCTCGGCCTCGATGCCCATCCTCTTGAGCATCCTCTTGAGCTCCCTTGGGTTGACCCCCATCAACGGCCTCTCCTACAACTTCATGGTAAGTATCGCTTAATATAGCCTTCTGTTACACAAGGGCAGCGGAAGCTGTATTGGAACAGGTCAGATGAAAGATGGGTAGCAGTGACGAAACGCCCAAGGTAAGGATCCTGGGCAGCGGAAGGGAGGTCGGGAGGGCAGCCATAGGTGTAGAGCACAGGGGCCGCATGGTCCTCCTGGACTACGGCGTCAACTTTGATGAGAACGAGCAGCCCATATACCCGCTTCACGTGAGGCCCAAGGACGTTGAGGCCCTGGTGCTGACCCACAGCCACTTGGACCACGTGGGGGCAGCCCCGGCGCTGTTCATATCTGTCAAGCCGAGGCTCCTGGCAACCCCGCTCACCCTTGATGTGACGAGGCTGCTGCTCTACGACATGATAAAGCTCAACGGGCCCAACCTGATATTCGACAACAGCACAGTTGATGACATGCTTGGCGTGGCCGAGAGCGTGGACTACGAGAGGTCCTTTGAACTCGACGACTTCACCCTGA
It includes:
- a CDS encoding DUF1634 domain-containing protein, producing MPRNISFEDIIGWTLRVGVLISAVFIIFGIGLIYVHRGAGIYTFKDLVAANSPVNTSILPVSYINSRTVMGLNGLAYVLIGLIILMATPVVRVAIGIAQFAHERNWLYTFITAVVFINLMLAIFVIPALVVK
- a CDS encoding sulfite exporter TauE/SafE family protein: MLHVPIDVFFALVVIVSIISGFLGALVGLGGGTFLVPLYTLFLGIPIAYATGASLISTIATSSGSASAYVKDRITNVRIGMGLEIATTTGSIVGSLTAAFVYAHHLEYIIYIVFGVVLLSQIYFQMERSRFELPKPIKPDWTTRVFQLHGEYYDEALKQEVKYYGVRWWLGETIMFFAGFISGLLGIGSGALKVLGMDWAMNLPMKVSTTTSNFMIGVTAATGSAIYWAFGLIQPILAGFTALGVLLGSMTASKILPKITNRSIRYIFTAILAFLGVEMVLRGVGIIH
- a CDS encoding helix-turn-helix domain-containing protein, producing MEELEEFAYKAVAVRIAGDIVLSDSPGAALRKWREYFKLSQQEVAKYMGVSSSVLSDYEKGRRSPGAGFIRRFVTALLKVDAEKGTKRSENLVKALGIPTTGIIDMQEFSEPMTLEDIIITVDGILLYPDYPKGIVAYGYTVIDSIKAITELTSMQFYTMLGSVPERVIVFTKVTAGRSPMVAVRVSLVKPSIIVIHGPREHVDYLSIELARLDRIPLVLSTLNSVDELVQRLRSRTGGRGFTIP
- a CDS encoding nascent polypeptide-associated complex protein, which encodes MGVNPRELKRMLKRMGIEAEELEATRVTIEAKDKQLVVEEPQVIIVRGRNQPTMIYVVGEPKEVKPQQPAQPQVSEEDVKLVAEQAGVDLETARNALIAANGDIAEAILKLKGS